A window of the Gemmatirosa kalamazoonensis genome harbors these coding sequences:
- a CDS encoding UDP-glucose dehydrogenase family protein — MQILVIGTGYVGLVVGACLAETGNDVVCADIDAQKIADLQNNILPIYEPGLEELVRRNQEQGRLRFSTDSATAAATAEVVFLAVGTPPGEDGSADLRHVLAAAETVGKNLRRETVVITKSTVPVGTAKKVSDCLARHARVPFHVCSNPEFLKEGAAVEDFMRPDRVVLGVETDFARSVLAELYAPFVRTGKPILFMDIASAELTKYAANAMLATRISFMNELALLCERVGADVDNVRRGVGSDARIGSSFLFPGPGYGGSCFPKDVKALLATAGDNDVPLRVVAAVHQANERQKHVMYDRLVAALDGDVKGTRVAVWGLAFKPQTDDMRESPALTLIEALLAAGADVVAHDPVAMTHAQKVLGDRITYAATSYDAVEGADALAVVTDWNEYRHPDFERVRGALARPIVVDGRNLYQPRKMEALGFEYHSIGRPLGGRPAAQTVA; from the coding sequence ATGCAGATCCTGGTCATCGGCACCGGCTACGTCGGCCTCGTCGTCGGCGCGTGCCTGGCAGAAACGGGCAACGACGTCGTCTGCGCGGACATCGACGCGCAGAAGATCGCCGACCTGCAGAACAACATCCTTCCGATCTACGAGCCGGGGCTCGAGGAGCTCGTCCGCCGAAACCAGGAGCAGGGGCGGCTGCGGTTCAGCACCGACTCGGCGACCGCCGCGGCGACCGCCGAGGTGGTGTTCCTCGCCGTCGGCACGCCACCGGGTGAGGACGGCTCGGCGGATCTGCGCCACGTGCTCGCCGCCGCGGAGACGGTCGGGAAGAACCTGCGGCGCGAGACCGTCGTCATCACCAAGTCCACCGTGCCGGTGGGCACCGCGAAGAAGGTGTCGGATTGCCTCGCGCGCCACGCGCGCGTGCCGTTCCACGTCTGCAGCAACCCGGAGTTCCTGAAGGAAGGCGCCGCGGTCGAGGACTTCATGCGCCCCGACCGCGTAGTGCTCGGCGTGGAGACGGACTTCGCGCGCTCGGTGCTCGCGGAGCTCTACGCGCCGTTCGTGCGCACGGGGAAGCCGATCCTGTTCATGGACATCGCCTCGGCCGAGCTGACGAAGTACGCGGCGAACGCGATGCTCGCCACGCGCATCTCGTTCATGAACGAGCTCGCGCTGCTGTGCGAGCGCGTGGGCGCGGACGTCGACAACGTGCGGCGCGGCGTCGGCAGCGACGCGCGCATCGGCTCGAGCTTCCTCTTCCCCGGCCCGGGGTACGGCGGCTCGTGCTTCCCGAAGGACGTGAAGGCGCTGCTCGCGACCGCGGGCGACAACGACGTGCCGCTGCGCGTCGTCGCGGCGGTGCACCAGGCGAACGAGCGGCAGAAGCACGTCATGTACGACCGGCTCGTCGCGGCGCTCGACGGCGACGTGAAGGGGACGCGTGTCGCGGTGTGGGGCCTCGCGTTCAAGCCGCAGACCGACGACATGCGCGAGTCGCCCGCGCTGACGCTCATCGAGGCGCTGCTCGCGGCCGGCGCCGACGTGGTGGCACACGACCCCGTCGCGATGACGCACGCGCAGAAGGTCCTCGGCGACCGCATCACGTACGCGGCGACGAGCTACGACGCGGTTGAGGGCGCCGACGCGCTCGCCGTGGTGACCGACTGGAACGAGTACCGGCACCCCGACTTCGAGCGCGTGCGCGGGGCGCTCGCCCGCCCGATCGTCGTCGACGGACGCAACCTGTACCAGCCGCGCAAGATGGAGGCGCTCGGCTTCGAGTATCACTCGATCGGGCGTCCACTGGGCGGCCGGCCGGCGGCACAGACCGTCGCATGA
- a CDS encoding UDP-glucuronic acid decarboxylase family protein, producing MKVLITGGAGFLGSHLTDRFLRDGHEVVGMDNFITGSPDNIAHLAGHPGYRFIRHNVSDYVFIDGPLDGVLHLASPASPIDYLEHPIPTLKVGALGTHNALGVAKAKGARFFLASTSEVYGDPLVHPQPESYWGNVNPVGPRGVYDEAKRFAEALTMAYHRYHGVDTRIVRIFNTYGPRMRPNDGRVVSNFIVQALRGEPLTIYGDGSQTRSFCYVEDEVEGLYRLFMHGDPEPTNIGNPVEFTVRQLAELVVELTGTSAPIEYRDLPVDDPKVRQPDITRARGMLGWEPKVPLREGLERTIAFFERALETVDA from the coding sequence ATGAAGGTCCTCATCACCGGCGGCGCCGGCTTCCTCGGCTCGCACCTGACGGACCGCTTCCTGCGCGACGGGCACGAGGTGGTGGGGATGGACAACTTCATCACCGGGAGCCCCGACAACATCGCGCACCTCGCGGGGCACCCGGGGTACCGGTTCATCCGCCACAACGTCTCGGACTACGTCTTCATCGACGGACCGCTCGACGGCGTGCTGCACCTCGCGTCGCCGGCGAGCCCGATCGACTACCTCGAGCACCCGATCCCCACGCTCAAGGTCGGCGCGTTAGGCACGCACAACGCGCTCGGCGTGGCGAAGGCGAAGGGCGCGCGCTTCTTCCTCGCGTCGACGTCCGAGGTGTACGGCGACCCGCTCGTGCACCCGCAGCCGGAGAGCTACTGGGGAAACGTGAACCCCGTCGGCCCGCGCGGCGTGTACGACGAGGCGAAGCGATTCGCCGAGGCGCTGACGATGGCGTACCACCGCTACCATGGGGTGGACACGCGCATCGTGCGCATCTTCAACACGTACGGTCCGCGCATGCGGCCGAACGACGGCCGCGTCGTGTCGAACTTCATCGTGCAGGCGCTCCGCGGCGAGCCGCTCACGATCTACGGCGACGGCTCGCAGACGCGCAGCTTCTGCTACGTGGAGGACGAGGTCGAGGGCCTCTACCGCCTGTTCATGCACGGCGACCCGGAGCCGACGAACATCGGCAACCCGGTGGAGTTCACGGTGCGCCAGCTGGCCGAGCTGGTCGTGGAGCTGACGGGCACGTCGGCGCCGATCGAGTACCGCGACCTGCCCGTCGACGACCCGAAGGTGCGCCAGCCGGACATCACCCGCGCGCGCGGGATGCTCGGCTGGGAGCCCAAGGTGCCGCTGCGGGAGGGGCTGGAGCGCACGATCGCGTTCTTCGAGCGCGCGCTGGAGACGGTCGACGCCTGA
- a CDS encoding TIGR01777 family oxidoreductase, which translates to MTTIAITGATGLIGGALVARLGALGHTVRRITRTPRAAGDVGWDPAAGRLDPAALDGVDGVVNLAGRSIADRWTDATKADILRSRVQGTRLVAESMGRVARPPRVLVSASAVGYYGERGDEVLDESSAPGDGFLADVCRAWEAATAPAEEGGVRVVRTRFGLVLSEHGGLMPRLLLPFRLGLGGTLDDGRQWMSYVSLDDVVGAIDFALATDAVRGPVNVVAPAPARNAEFTEALARALHRPAFLQVPRTALRLFMGARQADETALVSQRAVPRALLDAGYAYLHPTLDDAIRAALR; encoded by the coding sequence ATGACCACGATCGCGATCACCGGCGCCACGGGGCTCATCGGCGGCGCGCTCGTCGCGCGGCTCGGCGCGCTGGGGCACACCGTTAGGCGCATCACGCGCACCCCGCGCGCCGCGGGCGACGTCGGCTGGGATCCTGCCGCCGGCCGGCTCGACCCCGCGGCGCTCGACGGCGTCGACGGCGTGGTGAACCTCGCCGGGCGCTCGATCGCGGATCGGTGGACCGACGCGACGAAGGCCGACATTCTCCGCAGTCGGGTGCAGGGAACGCGGCTCGTCGCCGAGTCGATGGGGCGCGTCGCGCGGCCGCCGCGCGTGCTCGTGAGCGCGTCGGCGGTCGGCTACTACGGCGAGCGCGGCGACGAGGTCCTCGACGAGTCGAGCGCGCCCGGCGACGGGTTCCTCGCCGACGTGTGTCGCGCGTGGGAGGCCGCCACGGCTCCGGCGGAGGAGGGCGGCGTGCGCGTCGTCCGGACGCGCTTCGGACTCGTGCTGAGCGAGCACGGTGGCCTGATGCCGCGGCTGCTGCTGCCGTTCCGGCTCGGCCTCGGCGGCACGCTCGACGACGGACGACAGTGGATGAGCTACGTGTCGCTCGACGACGTCGTCGGCGCGATCGACTTCGCGCTCGCGACGGACGCGGTGCGCGGCCCGGTGAACGTCGTCGCGCCGGCGCCGGCGCGGAACGCGGAGTTCACCGAGGCGCTCGCCCGCGCGCTGCACCGGCCGGCGTTCCTCCAGGTGCCGCGCACCGCGCTGCGCCTCTTCATGGGCGCACGCCAGGCCGACGAGACCGCGCTCGTCAGCCAACGCGCCGTGCCCCGTGCGCTCCTCGACGCGGGCTACGCGTACCTGCACCCCACGCTCGACGACGCGATCCGCGCCGCCCTGCGTTAG
- a CDS encoding VOC family protein has product MTDTAAAHDTPKVDAAHDRRIDYIELPATDVAATKRFYAQAFGWKFTDYGPDYTSFEDGRLTGGFHTGAPVVRGGALVILFAVDIDDAERRVKEAGGTIVTPTFSFPGGRRFHFTDPNGNELAVWTDR; this is encoded by the coding sequence ATGACCGACACCGCCGCCGCGCACGACACGCCGAAGGTCGACGCCGCCCACGACCGCCGCATCGACTACATCGAGCTCCCCGCGACCGACGTCGCGGCCACGAAGCGCTTCTACGCGCAGGCGTTCGGCTGGAAGTTCACCGACTACGGCCCCGACTACACGAGCTTCGAGGACGGCCGCCTCACGGGCGGTTTCCACACCGGCGCCCCCGTCGTGCGCGGCGGCGCGCTCGTCATCCTGTTCGCCGTCGACATCGACGACGCCGAGCGCCGCGTGAAGGAAGCCGGCGGCACGATCGTCACGCCGACGTTCTCGTTCCCCGGCGGCCGCCGCTTCCACTTCACGGATCCGAACGGGAACGAGCTCGCGGTCTGGACGGACCGTTAG
- a CDS encoding helix-turn-helix transcriptional regulator produces the protein MATARAADAPLGTPGYVEWPPSPALAPWVQCYWSIRGTAAGSVPNRVLPDGCADVIVDLAAAPYAFVAGPMRAASVVSLVGRVDLFGVRFHPGAAAALLDAPLDALLDRDVPLDALWGRLAAELEESLATVVPADRVACAERILLARSTHTGALGRETATVGRAVGLMRRSRGGAGVRAVASALGKSERWLERAFARQVGYGPKMLARVVRLQHAVSLVQRGAPRPWTAVAYDAGYADQAHLVREFRALAGVTPAAYAAERRRVGFVQYDGDGEA, from the coding sequence ATGGCGACGGCCAGGGCGGCTGACGCGCCGTTAGGCACCCCCGGCTACGTCGAGTGGCCGCCGTCGCCCGCGCTCGCGCCGTGGGTGCAGTGCTACTGGAGCATCCGCGGCACGGCGGCCGGGTCGGTGCCTAACAGAGTGCTCCCCGACGGCTGCGCCGACGTCATCGTCGATCTCGCGGCGGCGCCGTACGCGTTCGTAGCGGGCCCCATGCGCGCGGCGAGCGTGGTCTCGCTCGTCGGACGCGTGGACCTGTTCGGCGTGCGCTTCCACCCCGGCGCCGCCGCGGCGCTCCTCGACGCGCCGCTCGACGCGCTCCTCGACCGCGACGTCCCGCTCGACGCGCTGTGGGGACGCCTTGCCGCGGAGCTCGAGGAGTCGCTGGCGACGGTCGTGCCGGCGGACCGTGTCGCGTGCGCCGAGCGCATCCTCCTCGCGCGGTCGACGCACACGGGCGCCCTCGGCCGCGAGACGGCCACCGTCGGGCGCGCCGTGGGGCTCATGCGCCGCTCGCGGGGCGGCGCCGGCGTGCGCGCCGTCGCGTCCGCGCTCGGAAAGAGCGAGCGGTGGCTCGAGCGGGCGTTCGCGCGCCAGGTCGGCTACGGGCCGAAGATGCTCGCCCGCGTGGTGCGCCTCCAGCACGCCGTGTCGCTCGTGCAGCGCGGCGCGCCGCGCCCGTGGACCGCGGTGGCGTACGACGCCGGCTACGCCGACCAGGCGCACCTCGTGCGCGAGTTCCGGGCGCTCGCCGGCGTCACCCCCGCCGCCTACGCGGCCGAGCGGCGGCGTGTCGGATTCGTTCAATACGACGGGGACGGGGAGGCCTAA
- a CDS encoding DNA-3-methyladenine glycosylase family protein — MPDYRRAITHLKRADPKLAAVIERVGPCRFAVRAEGTHFEAVARAIVFQQLSGKAAGTIHKRFHGLFGDRCPEPGELLLAPDEDLRGVGLSRQKIGYLRDLADRVASGDVPLDDIDSLGDEEVVAALTRVKGVGRWTAQMFLMFRLGRPDVLPELDLGVQKGIQLAYNKRALPTPKDVLRIGAPWAPWRSVASWYLWRSLENGDGQGG, encoded by the coding sequence ATGCCCGACTATCGCCGCGCGATTACCCATCTCAAGCGAGCGGACCCCAAGCTCGCCGCCGTCATCGAGCGCGTCGGGCCGTGCCGGTTCGCCGTCCGTGCCGAGGGCACGCACTTCGAGGCCGTGGCTCGCGCGATCGTGTTCCAGCAGCTCTCCGGGAAGGCCGCGGGGACGATCCACAAGCGCTTCCACGGACTGTTCGGCGACCGGTGCCCCGAGCCCGGCGAGCTGCTCCTCGCGCCGGACGAGGATCTGCGCGGCGTGGGGCTCTCGCGGCAGAAGATCGGCTACCTCCGCGACCTCGCCGACCGCGTCGCCTCGGGCGACGTGCCGCTCGACGACATCGACTCGCTCGGCGACGAGGAGGTGGTCGCCGCGCTCACCCGCGTGAAGGGTGTCGGCCGCTGGACGGCGCAGATGTTCCTCATGTTCCGACTCGGCCGCCCCGACGTGCTCCCCGAGCTCGACCTCGGCGTGCAGAAGGGGATCCAGCTCGCGTACAACAAGCGCGCGCTCCCCACGCCGAAGGACGTGCTCCGCATCGGGGCGCCGTGGGCGCCGTGGCGCAGCGTCGCGTCGTGGTACCTCTGGCGGAGCCTCGAGAATGGCGACGGCCAGGGCGGCTGA
- a CDS encoding TonB-dependent receptor: MYRFVLPLLVAPSIAAAQQQPPALHAPHATPSARAATAGAIEGRVTSPKGEPLSDVMVVLRNADGTPGVRGAQTDNDGRFVIPNVPAGSWTLVARRVGLAEATRTVTVDGGAQTVELTLAEQATVVAPMVVSASKERQRRTESSATIDVVDGAEVRLARAAHPAQIMKRVPGVYVGQLSAEGHNMAIRQPIGTKPLYLYLEDGIPTRATGFFNHNALYEVNLPQSGGIEVLKGPGTALYGSDAIGGVINVLTRPAPTKPSGELSLEGGDGGYRRMLATAGNTWGANGLRTDLNLTDVSGAGRRDDSPYHRYSGTVRWDHFGTVNARTVVTGSTIDQNDALSLDSLRWTARSTANRSPLAFRKVRALRASTALEKESGATLVSVTPYARYDVLSILPNWQLSYDPQTYTTRNYSLGVLARVRREIVPLKTKLIAGLDVDYSPGSFLAKQAILTKSGTGGAAIYQSYKDGATQYDYDVTYRSASPYVQAELSPLPTLHIDAGVRYDASGYLYDTHLAPVDTGAHRVPASTTRDYSRVSPKIGASWELSRAVALYGSYRTGFRAPSQGQLFTQGSALNTVDLKPVKVASWEGGVRGQVGRRLVYQVAAYDMTLKDDIITFIDASARRIATNAGETRHKGIETSVGAALLPSLRLDVAQSVSSQKYVTWVPQAARAATSTKPAVAEVRYDGNTIEAAPRDLSNVLLTWSPAPLQGGRVAAEWTHTGRYFTDAQNTHSYAGYDIVNLHANYVVRPNLELFGRMVNVTNAVYAEVVSFDAVQGQQFTPGTPRTIYAGVRVGR, from the coding sequence ATGTACCGATTCGTTCTCCCGCTGCTCGTCGCGCCGTCGATCGCGGCGGCGCAGCAGCAGCCTCCCGCCCTGCACGCACCGCACGCGACGCCCTCCGCGCGCGCCGCGACCGCCGGCGCGATCGAGGGCCGCGTCACCTCGCCGAAGGGCGAGCCGCTGAGCGACGTCATGGTCGTCCTGCGCAACGCCGACGGGACCCCCGGCGTGCGCGGCGCGCAGACCGACAACGACGGCCGCTTCGTCATCCCGAACGTGCCCGCGGGGAGCTGGACGCTCGTCGCGCGCCGCGTGGGGCTGGCCGAGGCGACGCGCACCGTCACCGTCGACGGCGGCGCGCAGACGGTGGAGCTCACGCTCGCCGAGCAGGCGACGGTCGTCGCGCCGATGGTGGTGAGCGCGTCGAAGGAGCGGCAGCGCCGCACCGAGTCGTCGGCGACGATCGACGTCGTGGACGGCGCCGAGGTGCGTCTCGCGCGCGCCGCGCACCCCGCGCAGATCATGAAGCGCGTGCCCGGCGTCTACGTCGGCCAGCTCTCGGCGGAGGGGCACAACATGGCCATCCGCCAGCCGATCGGCACGAAGCCGCTCTACCTCTACCTCGAGGACGGCATCCCGACGCGCGCGACGGGGTTCTTCAACCACAACGCGCTGTACGAGGTGAACCTGCCGCAGAGCGGCGGCATCGAGGTGCTGAAGGGGCCCGGCACGGCGCTCTACGGCAGCGACGCGATCGGCGGCGTGATCAACGTGCTCACGCGCCCCGCGCCGACGAAGCCGTCGGGCGAGCTGTCGCTCGAGGGCGGCGACGGCGGCTACCGGCGCATGCTGGCGACGGCGGGCAATACGTGGGGCGCGAACGGCCTCCGCACGGACCTCAACCTCACCGACGTCTCCGGCGCCGGACGCCGCGACGACTCGCCGTACCACCGCTACTCGGGCACGGTGCGCTGGGACCACTTCGGCACGGTGAACGCGCGCACGGTGGTCACCGGCTCCACGATCGACCAGAACGACGCGCTGTCGCTCGACAGCCTGCGGTGGACGGCGCGCAGCACGGCGAACCGCAGCCCGCTCGCGTTCCGCAAGGTGCGCGCGCTGCGCGCGTCGACGGCCCTCGAGAAGGAGAGCGGCGCGACGCTCGTGAGCGTGACGCCGTACGCGCGCTACGACGTGCTGTCGATCCTCCCGAACTGGCAGCTCTCGTACGACCCGCAGACGTACACGACGCGCAACTATTCGTTGGGCGTGCTGGCGCGCGTGCGACGTGAGATCGTGCCGCTCAAGACGAAGCTCATCGCCGGCCTGGACGTCGACTACTCGCCGGGGAGCTTCCTCGCGAAGCAGGCGATCCTCACGAAGTCGGGCACGGGCGGCGCGGCGATCTACCAGTCGTACAAGGACGGCGCGACGCAGTACGACTACGACGTGACGTACCGCAGCGCGTCGCCGTACGTGCAGGCGGAGCTCTCGCCGCTGCCGACCCTCCACATCGACGCCGGCGTGCGCTACGACGCGTCGGGCTACCTGTACGACACGCACCTCGCGCCGGTGGACACGGGCGCGCACCGCGTGCCGGCGAGCACGACGCGCGACTACTCGCGCGTGAGCCCGAAGATCGGCGCGAGCTGGGAGCTGTCGCGGGCGGTCGCGCTGTACGGCTCGTACCGCACGGGCTTCCGCGCGCCGTCGCAGGGGCAGCTGTTCACGCAGGGCTCCGCGCTGAACACGGTGGACCTCAAGCCGGTGAAGGTCGCGAGCTGGGAGGGCGGCGTACGCGGACAGGTCGGCCGGCGCCTCGTGTACCAGGTCGCGGCGTACGACATGACGCTCAAGGACGACATCATCACGTTCATCGACGCGAGCGCGCGGCGGATCGCGACGAACGCCGGCGAGACGCGGCACAAGGGGATCGAGACGAGCGTCGGCGCCGCGCTGCTACCGTCGCTGCGGCTCGACGTGGCGCAGTCGGTGTCGAGCCAGAAGTACGTGACGTGGGTGCCGCAGGCCGCGCGCGCCGCGACGTCGACGAAGCCCGCGGTGGCCGAGGTGCGCTACGACGGCAACACGATCGAGGCCGCGCCGCGCGACCTGTCGAACGTGCTGCTCACCTGGTCGCCGGCGCCGCTGCAGGGCGGCCGTGTGGCCGCGGAGTGGACGCACACGGGACGCTACTTCACGGACGCGCAGAACACGCACAGCTACGCCGGCTACGACATCGTGAACCTGCACGCGAACTACGTCGTGCGGCCGAACCTCGAGCTGTTCGGGCGCATGGTGAACGTGACGAACGCCGTGTACGCCGAGGTGGTGTCGTTCGACGCCGTGCAGGGGCAGCAGTTCACGCCGGGCACGCCGCGGACCATCTATGCCGGCGTGCGGGTCGGGCGCTGA
- a CDS encoding sialidase family protein produces MTFGEARVVSASTEVGAAPTFAVGPDGRRAVAWVSAPGGGTDGRLYVAPVGADGALGATAELRDALGPIEPHGEAPPKLAFAPSGALYALWVVGKDVPGRRFPMSALRFARSDDGGRTWTAPASVTDLPQPFGSFNFHALQAGRGDTVYATWLDGRAGKSATFMTRSTDGGRTWAPNVRVDPAGEACPCCRTAVVAGRGDTVYAAWRKVFPGNVRQVVVARSADGGRTWAAPVAAQRDGWVIDGCPHAGPSLQVDAAGRVHVAWWTGKEGAAGVFYARSDDGGRTFGAPAPLGVATYSRPAHVQLALDAAPNAAPNAEPTVVATWDDGTVRQPRVLVRVSRDGGATFGPASEASAPGRSATFPVLAAHAGRVTLAWNEEAGSVEEHHHAARDTEAHQPLPSVGRKTIVMRDGRL; encoded by the coding sequence GTGACCTTCGGCGAGGCGCGTGTCGTGAGCGCGAGCACCGAGGTGGGCGCGGCGCCGACGTTCGCGGTGGGGCCCGATGGCCGCCGCGCCGTGGCGTGGGTGTCGGCGCCCGGCGGCGGGACGGACGGGCGGCTGTACGTCGCGCCGGTGGGCGCGGACGGCGCGTTAGGCGCGACGGCGGAGCTGCGCGACGCGCTGGGCCCGATCGAGCCGCACGGCGAGGCGCCGCCGAAGCTGGCGTTCGCGCCGAGCGGCGCGCTCTACGCGCTGTGGGTCGTCGGCAAGGACGTGCCGGGCCGCCGCTTCCCCATGAGCGCCCTCCGCTTCGCCCGCTCCGACGATGGCGGCCGTACGTGGACGGCGCCGGCGAGCGTGACTGACCTGCCGCAGCCGTTCGGGAGCTTCAACTTCCACGCGCTGCAGGCGGGGCGCGGCGACACCGTGTACGCGACGTGGCTCGACGGGCGCGCCGGCAAGAGTGCGACGTTCATGACGCGCTCCACCGACGGCGGCCGCACGTGGGCGCCGAACGTGCGCGTCGACCCCGCCGGCGAGGCGTGCCCGTGCTGCCGCACGGCGGTCGTCGCGGGGCGCGGCGACACGGTGTACGCGGCGTGGCGCAAGGTCTTCCCGGGGAACGTGCGACAGGTCGTCGTCGCGCGCTCCGCCGACGGCGGACGCACGTGGGCGGCGCCGGTCGCCGCACAGCGCGACGGCTGGGTGATCGACGGCTGCCCGCACGCCGGGCCGTCGCTGCAGGTCGACGCCGCGGGGCGCGTGCACGTCGCGTGGTGGACGGGCAAGGAGGGCGCGGCCGGCGTGTTCTATGCCCGCTCCGACGACGGCGGCCGCACATTCGGCGCGCCCGCGCCGCTGGGCGTGGCGACGTACTCGCGCCCCGCCCACGTGCAGCTCGCGCTCGATGCCGCGCCTAACGCCGCGCCTAACGCCGAGCCCACCGTGGTGGCGACGTGGGACGACGGGACGGTGCGGCAGCCGCGCGTGCTCGTGCGCGTGTCGCGCGACGGCGGCGCGACGTTCGGCCCCGCCTCGGAGGCGAGCGCCCCGGGACGCTCGGCGACGTTCCCGGTGCTCGCCGCGCACGCGGGGCGCGTGACGCTCGCGTGGAACGAGGAGGCCGGCAGCGTGGAAGAGCACCACCACGCCGCGCGCGACACGGAGGCGCACCAGCCGCTGCCGTCGGTCGGCCGCAAGACGATCGTGATGCGCGACGGGCGCCTCTAG
- a CDS encoding protein-glutamate methylesterase/protein-glutamine glutaminase — MIRVLVVDDSAVMRHVLAGELARHADIEVVGTASDPYEAREAIVRLRPDVLTLDVAMPRMDGLSFLEKLMQHHPIPTVVVSAFSGPGRGRETARRALELGAAEVVAKPASVRERAALADALAHAVRAAAGNAVHASGTGEPARAVAPAAGPVLAIGASTGGTRAIESVLAALPADAPGTVIVQHMPRHFTASFAQRLRDACPLDVREARDGDRVTAGLALVAPGDRHLVLHRAGTSYVVRLSDGPLVHHQRPAVDVLFESVARHAGANAVGVLLTGMGADGARGLLAMREAGAHTLAQDEQSCVVFGMPKAAIQLGAACEVLPLDAIAAAVLRAASASR, encoded by the coding sequence GTGATCCGCGTCCTCGTCGTCGACGACTCCGCCGTCATGCGCCACGTGCTCGCCGGTGAGCTCGCGCGTCATGCGGACATCGAGGTCGTCGGCACGGCGTCCGATCCGTACGAGGCGCGCGAGGCGATCGTGCGGCTGCGTCCCGACGTGCTCACGCTCGACGTGGCGATGCCGCGCATGGACGGGTTGAGCTTCCTCGAGAAGCTGATGCAGCATCATCCCATCCCGACCGTCGTCGTGAGCGCGTTCTCGGGCCCCGGCCGCGGACGCGAGACGGCGCGTCGCGCGCTCGAGCTGGGCGCCGCGGAGGTCGTCGCGAAGCCCGCGTCGGTGCGCGAGCGTGCCGCGCTCGCCGACGCGCTGGCCCATGCGGTGCGCGCCGCGGCGGGCAACGCGGTCCATGCGTCAGGCACCGGCGAACCGGCGCGCGCCGTCGCACCGGCCGCGGGACCCGTGCTCGCGATCGGTGCGTCGACCGGCGGTACGCGCGCCATCGAGTCGGTGCTCGCCGCGCTGCCGGCGGACGCTCCGGGCACCGTGATCGTGCAGCACATGCCGCGGCACTTCACCGCGTCGTTCGCGCAGCGGCTGCGCGACGCGTGCCCGCTCGACGTGCGCGAGGCGCGCGACGGCGACCGCGTGACGGCGGGGCTCGCGCTCGTCGCGCCCGGCGACCGGCACCTCGTGCTCCATCGCGCCGGCACGTCGTACGTCGTACGCCTCAGCGACGGGCCACTCGTGCACCATCAGCGGCCTGCGGTCGACGTGCTGTTCGAGAGCGTCGCGCGCCACGCCGGCGCCAACGCCGTCGGCGTGCTGCTCACCGGCATGGGCGCCGACGGCGCGCGTGGTCTGCTCGCCATGCGCGAGGCGGGGGCCCACACGCTCGCGCAGGACGAGCAGTCGTGCGTCGTGTTCGGGATGCCGAAGGCGGCGATCCAGCTCGGCGCGGCGTGCGAGGTGCTGCCGCTCGACGCGATCGCCGCGGCGGTGCTGCGCGCGGCATCCGCGTCGCGTTGA
- a CDS encoding chemotaxis protein CheX: MTTPTRFHSPLHSAAATTFEALALLLPSAGLTSAEAAAPYAHAVGVAFAGPLQGRLELRVSADVARCIAENMLGTDDADAALVGDALGELANVVCGNLLPEIAGRSAVFHLAAPRALDLRPVGGTPAFAAAFGVDGGRAELALYLDRAS; this comes from the coding sequence ATGACGACTCCGACGCGCTTCCACTCGCCGCTGCACTCGGCCGCGGCTACGACTTTTGAGGCGCTGGCCCTCCTGCTCCCCTCCGCCGGCCTGACCTCGGCGGAGGCGGCCGCGCCGTACGCGCACGCCGTGGGCGTCGCGTTCGCCGGACCGCTGCAGGGGCGGCTGGAGCTCCGCGTCTCGGCCGACGTCGCGCGGTGCATCGCCGAGAACATGCTGGGCACCGACGACGCCGACGCGGCGCTCGTCGGCGACGCGCTCGGCGAGCTGGCGAACGTCGTGTGCGGCAACCTGCTCCCCGAGATCGCCGGGCGCTCGGCGGTGTTCCACCTCGCCGCGCCGCGCGCGCTCGATCTGCGTCCCGTCGGCGGCACGCCGGCGTTCGCGGCGGCGTTCGGCGTCGACGGCGGCCGCGCGGAGCTCGCGCTCTACCTGGACCGCGCGTCGTGA
- a CDS encoding response regulator, producing the protein MPSPLHVLIVDDSTVMRKMVARVLRLSRVPLGTVREAADGAEALRAIAERRVDLVLLDVNMPVLDGEQTLRRLRADPATAALPVIVVSTESSATRVDALAALGAAFVHKPFAPEDLRATILRITGVPAQPYDDSDALPLAAALGRGYDF; encoded by the coding sequence ATGCCTTCCCCCCTCCACGTCCTCATCGTCGACGACAGCACCGTGATGCGGAAGATGGTGGCGCGCGTGCTCCGCCTCAGCCGCGTCCCGTTAGGCACCGTGCGCGAGGCGGCCGACGGCGCCGAAGCCCTGCGCGCGATCGCCGAGCGCCGCGTCGACCTCGTGCTGCTCGACGTCAACATGCCGGTGCTCGACGGTGAGCAGACGCTGCGCCGCCTGCGCGCCGACCCGGCGACCGCCGCCCTCCCCGTCATCGTCGTGTCCACGGAGAGCAGCGCGACGCGCGTCGACGCGCTCGCGGCGCTCGGCGCGGCGTTCGTGCACAAGCCGTTCGCGCCGGAGGATCTCCGCGCGACCATCCTTCGCATCACCGGTGTTCCCGCCCAGCCGTATGACGACTCCGACGCGCTTCCACTCGCCGCTGCACTCGGCCGCGGCTACGACTTTTGA